A region of Saccharococcus thermophilus DNA encodes the following proteins:
- a CDS encoding ABC transporter ATP-binding protein, with protein MTILQANSITKIYRSSQSAAHRALDNFSLSIEKGEFVGVMGPSGSGKTTLLNILATIDQPTTGEVLVEGKNLSRLSKKELALLRRRKLGFVFQDFNLLDTLTIGENIILPLTLDKIPVKEMEQRLQTVAATLGIEGILDKRTYEVSGGQQQRVAIARAIIHEPLLIFADEPTGNLDSKSSKDVMETLTALHQEKNVSIMMVTHDPFAASYCERIIFIKDGKWFTEIRKGHNRQAFFQDILDMLSLLGGDVNDISTVRPS; from the coding sequence ATGACGATCCTGCAAGCCAACTCGATTACGAAAATATATCGTTCCAGCCAATCGGCTGCGCACCGGGCGTTAGATAATTTCAGTTTATCGATTGAAAAAGGGGAATTTGTCGGAGTCATGGGGCCATCCGGAAGCGGAAAAACAACCTTGCTTAATATTTTGGCCACCATCGACCAGCCTACTACGGGAGAAGTGTTGGTGGAGGGGAAAAATCTATCGCGGCTGTCGAAAAAAGAACTTGCTTTGCTTCGCAGACGGAAGCTCGGCTTTGTATTTCAAGACTTCAACTTGCTAGACACGTTAACCATTGGGGAAAATATCATTCTTCCACTTACATTGGACAAAATTCCCGTTAAAGAAATGGAACAGCGATTGCAAACGGTCGCTGCCACTTTAGGTATTGAAGGGATTCTCGATAAGCGGACATACGAAGTCTCAGGCGGACAGCAGCAGCGCGTTGCAATTGCACGGGCGATTATTCATGAACCGCTGCTTATTTTTGCCGATGAGCCGACCGGGAATCTGGACTCAAAATCTTCAAAAGATGTGATGGAAACATTAACAGCATTGCATCAGGAAAAGAACGTTTCCATCATGATGGTTACGCACGATCCTTTTGCAGCGAGCTATTGTGAGCGCATTATTTTCATCAAAGACGGCAAATGGTTCACAGAGATACGCAAAGGACATAACCGGCAGGCGTTTTTTCAAGATATTCTCGACATGCTGTCACTATTAGGAGGGGACGTCAATGACATTTCGACAGTTCGCCCTTCATAA
- a CDS encoding FtsX-like permease family protein, translating into MTFRQFALHNVRRNFGRYAAYFLSSTFAVTVFFMYAAFIFHPDVVNGTIRPSVRRGIFSAEVIVFLFAVFFIFYSTSSFLKLRKKDFGLLTLLGITRGQLNKLIIIENSIIALLSIATGMVFGALLTKIFFMMFSVILDLPSPLSYYIHWKAFASTAAVFLATFEAITIITLITIRSSQIIDLLKSAKKPKKPPVYSIWLSLLAVICLAIGYYLAYTSNIMQMMKRVLPILLLVMIGTYFLYTQASIGLLRYYKKRKHSYYRGTNLITAAELTYKLKDNARILSMVTILTAVAFTSTGVLANLYFGKKAEAEARFPHAIALISKKEPKAFENKLQILKNALRDEHIPFKSHKAAFIRAYNPKKPKDYAMQNLVLMRVTDYNRFADLTGQPHISLPANTAAYMHPTPDKGYEPIQGKQITFAAQHSVKTITVSLTKPIYQPVINPSAFAGYMLVVPDHVFATARQFATKEAIQYYFGASYQNWEKETSIIKKLNRSLKTDDDVDFVNRFEFFYEMKKIFSLMLFIGFFVSVLFFLAADSILYFKLYNDLEQDSKQYEALSKLGLTLREMKQIAAKQVAILFFIPFAVATVHAGFAFKMLQNMVSGSVVKTSVLVISVFFVVQLGYYFLIRSLYTKKVEQVM; encoded by the coding sequence ATGACATTTCGACAGTTCGCCCTTCATAATGTGAGACGTAACTTTGGCCGATATGCCGCTTATTTTTTGAGCAGCACTTTCGCCGTCACTGTCTTTTTTATGTACGCTGCATTTATTTTCCATCCCGATGTGGTAAATGGAACGATTCGTCCATCAGTAAGAAGAGGAATCTTTTCCGCTGAAGTCATCGTCTTTCTCTTTGCTGTATTTTTCATTTTTTATTCGACAAGCTCGTTTTTAAAATTGCGTAAAAAAGATTTTGGCTTGCTCACGTTGCTCGGCATTACGCGCGGTCAGCTGAATAAATTAATCATAATCGAAAACTCGATCATCGCCCTGCTTTCGATTGCAACAGGAATGGTATTTGGCGCCTTACTGACAAAAATCTTTTTCATGATGTTTTCCGTTATTTTAGACTTGCCATCGCCGCTATCTTACTATATCCATTGGAAAGCGTTCGCCTCTACCGCGGCCGTGTTTCTCGCGACATTTGAAGCGATTACGATTATAACGCTCATCACGATCCGTTCTTCACAAATTATTGATTTATTAAAGTCAGCGAAAAAGCCGAAAAAACCGCCTGTCTACTCGATCTGGCTTTCGCTGCTCGCCGTTATCTGTCTGGCGATTGGATACTATTTAGCCTATACCTCCAACATCATGCAAATGATGAAACGCGTCCTTCCCATTTTGTTGCTCGTCATGATTGGAACGTACTTTCTATATACGCAAGCGAGCATCGGGCTGCTGCGATATTATAAAAAGCGGAAACACTCTTATTATCGCGGCACAAACTTAATTACCGCCGCAGAACTGACATATAAACTGAAAGATAACGCAAGAATTTTAAGCATGGTGACGATTTTAACAGCGGTGGCCTTTACTTCTACCGGGGTGCTTGCCAACCTTTATTTTGGCAAAAAAGCAGAAGCAGAAGCGCGATTTCCGCATGCGATTGCGCTTATATCGAAAAAAGAACCGAAAGCCTTTGAAAACAAATTGCAAATACTGAAAAATGCTTTGCGTGATGAGCATATCCCTTTCAAAAGTCATAAGGCCGCTTTCATCCGGGCATATAATCCGAAGAAACCTAAGGATTATGCAATGCAAAACCTTGTTCTTATGCGTGTAACAGATTACAATCGATTCGCGGACTTGACCGGTCAGCCGCATATATCGCTGCCAGCAAATACAGCAGCGTATATGCATCCTACACCTGATAAAGGCTACGAGCCAATTCAAGGAAAACAAATTACGTTTGCCGCCCAACATAGCGTTAAAACGATAACCGTTTCATTGACAAAACCGATTTACCAGCCGGTCATCAATCCTTCTGCATTCGCCGGATACATGCTAGTCGTTCCCGATCATGTCTTTGCGACAGCGCGTCAATTTGCTACAAAAGAAGCGATTCAATATTACTTCGGCGCATCATATCAAAATTGGGAAAAAGAAACTTCCATCATCAAGAAGTTAAACCGCTCCTTAAAAACAGATGACGACGTCGATTTTGTTAATCGTTTTGAATTTTTTTACGAGATGAAGAAAATCTTTTCCTTAATGCTATTCATCGGCTTTTTCGTCAGCGTTCTCTTCTTTTTGGCAGCCGACAGCATTTTATATTTTAAGCTTTATAACGATTTGGAACAGGACAGCAAGCAATACGAAGCGCTATCCAAACTCGGTTTGACATTAAGAGAAATGAAACAAATCGCGGCGAAGCAAGTAGCGATTCTCTTTTTCATTCCGTTTGCCGTTGCCACCGTCCATGCCGGCTTTGCTTTTAAAATGCTGCAAAACATGGTGTCCGGATCTGTCGTGAAAACAAGCGTGCTTGTCATTAGCGTCTTTTTCGTTGTTCAACTTGGTTACTATTTCTTGATTCGTTCGCTTTACACGAAAAAGGTGGAGCAAGTAATGTAA
- a CDS encoding L-lactate dehydrogenase produces MKRQCMNRVALIGTGFVGASYAFALMNQGIADELVLIDVNKEKAEGDVMDLNHGKVFAPKPMNIWHGDYQDCQDADLVVICAGANQKPGETRLDLVDKNMNIFKTIVDSVMKSGFDGIFLVATNPVDILTYATWKFSGLPKERVIGSGTILDTARFRFLLSEYFQVAPTNVHAYIIGEHGDTELPVWSHAEIGSVPIEQILSQNDRYRKEDLENIFVNVRDAAYQVIEKKGATYYGIAMGLVRITRAILHNENAILTVSAYLDGQYNEQNVYIGVPAIINRNGIREVMELKLNETEQQQFHHSVTVLKDILSRYFDLE; encoded by the coding sequence ATGAAAAGACAATGCATGAATCGAGTGGCACTTATAGGAACAGGATTCGTTGGGGCCAGCTATGCATTTGCCCTTATGAATCAAGGAATCGCGGATGAATTAGTGTTGATTGATGTGAATAAAGAGAAGGCGGAGGGCGACGTGATGGACTTAAATCACGGAAAAGTATTTGCGCCGAAGCCAATGAATATATGGCATGGAGATTATCAAGATTGTCAAGATGCCGATTTGGTGGTAATTTGTGCAGGTGCTAACCAAAAGCCAGGGGAAACAAGACTCGATCTCGTTGACAAAAACATGAATATCTTTAAAACGATTGTCGATTCTGTCATGAAATCAGGTTTTGATGGAATCTTTCTTGTCGCGACGAATCCAGTAGATATTTTAACGTATGCCACTTGGAAATTTAGCGGGTTACCGAAAGAACGAGTGATTGGCTCGGGAACGATTCTGGATACGGCAAGATTCCGCTTTTTGCTAAGCGAATACTTTCAAGTAGCTCCGACTAATGTACACGCGTATATTATCGGAGAGCATGGGGATACAGAATTGCCTGTTTGGAGCCATGCGGAAATTGGAAGTGTTCCAATCGAACAAATATTGTCGCAAAACGATCGCTATAGAAAAGAGGATTTAGAAAATATCTTCGTCAATGTTCGTGATGCGGCATATCAAGTTATTGAGAAAAAAGGCGCAACGTATTACGGCATTGCGATGGGACTCGTCCGCATTACACGTGCTATTTTGCACAATGAAAATGCTATTTTAACCGTTTCTGCTTATCTAGATGGTCAATATAATGAGCAAAACGTTTATATTGGTGTACCTGCTATTATCAACCGAAACGGTATTCGCGAGGTAATGGAATTGAAGTTAAATGAAACAGAACAACAGCAATTTCATCATAGCGTAACTGTATTAAAAGACATTCTTTCGCGTTATTTTGACTTAGAATAA
- a CDS encoding IS1634 family transposase yields the protein MNVQVKKVYRNSYLNIISALFKKLGLPQLIDHLVPVDPQCQTRVSDAVQAILYNVFDGRQALVHLEHWAQEVDCEKLIRPDLHPSWLNDDALARHLDRLYEAGIHNVISTCLIHIYRKEGLSLRAFHADTTDKTVYGAYESASLEALQITHGYNRHHRWQKQIGFGLVGNEDGIPFYGDVHDGNLPDKTWNPEVLSRVHEQLKQAKIEDEWIYVADSAAMTKETLAQTKAANAFLITRGPSSLRIVKTALAEADAEDTTWSDPFTLAERNGATYRVWETASTYEGHPVRLIVVESSALDQRKGKTLEKERTKEAELLREEQARWERHPFSCREDAEQALASLKASLRPRFHRVEAAVEEIVRLKKRRGRPKKGAEPEVETLYFLHLDVEFDQDAWEQARRKASRFVLVTTVPKEWKGQPMDAQEILKLYKGQISVEMNFAFLKDPFFTDEIYVKKPERVAVLGYLFLLALAIYRVFQRRVRQFITPEHPLKGPGGRKLTRPTGQAIFQLFQYVNVVLFKLPDGRIQRSLDRSLTPDQRRILQGLGMDESIYV from the coding sequence ATGAACGTTCAAGTCAAAAAGGTCTATCGCAATTCTTATTTGAATATAATAAGTGCCCTATTCAAGAAACTGGGTCTGCCTCAATTGATTGACCATCTCGTGCCCGTCGATCCGCAGTGCCAAACGCGAGTCAGCGATGCCGTTCAGGCCATCCTCTACAATGTGTTTGACGGCCGGCAAGCCCTTGTTCACTTGGAACATTGGGCTCAGGAGGTCGATTGTGAGAAACTCATCCGTCCCGATCTCCATCCTTCCTGGTTGAACGACGATGCGTTGGCCCGTCATCTCGATCGCCTGTATGAGGCTGGCATTCACAACGTCATCAGCACTTGCTTGATTCATATTTATCGAAAAGAAGGCCTTTCCCTCCGAGCCTTCCACGCCGATACGACGGACAAGACCGTTTACGGCGCGTATGAATCGGCCTCGTTAGAGGCCTTACAAATCACACATGGCTACAACCGCCATCATCGTTGGCAAAAACAGATCGGTTTCGGACTGGTCGGCAACGAGGACGGCATCCCGTTTTACGGCGATGTGCACGATGGCAACCTGCCCGATAAAACATGGAATCCCGAGGTGCTGTCTCGTGTCCATGAACAGCTGAAGCAGGCCAAAATCGAAGACGAATGGATTTACGTGGCCGATTCCGCCGCGATGACGAAAGAGACCCTGGCGCAAACCAAAGCGGCCAACGCCTTTTTGATCACCAGAGGCCCTTCGTCGCTCCGGATCGTGAAAACCGCGCTGGCCGAAGCGGATGCTGAGGACACGACGTGGAGCGATCCCTTTACGTTGGCGGAGAGAAACGGCGCCACGTACCGGGTATGGGAAACGGCCTCGACGTATGAAGGCCACCCCGTTCGGCTGATCGTTGTTGAATCGAGCGCGCTCGACCAGCGAAAAGGAAAGACGCTTGAAAAAGAACGAACCAAAGAAGCGGAGCTTCTTCGCGAGGAACAAGCCCGTTGGGAGCGTCACCCCTTCTCCTGCCGGGAAGATGCCGAACAAGCCTTGGCGTCCCTCAAGGCGTCCCTTCGCCCCCGGTTTCATCGGGTTGAGGCCGCGGTCGAAGAGATCGTACGCCTGAAAAAACGGCGCGGACGGCCGAAAAAAGGGGCGGAACCCGAGGTGGAGACGCTGTATTTCTTGCACCTTGACGTCGAATTCGACCAAGACGCGTGGGAACAGGCGAGACGGAAAGCGTCCCGGTTTGTCCTTGTCACGACCGTTCCGAAGGAATGGAAGGGCCAACCCATGGATGCCCAAGAGATCTTGAAGCTGTATAAAGGGCAGATCTCGGTGGAAATGAACTTCGCTTTTTTGAAAGATCCGTTTTTCACGGATGAGATTTACGTCAAAAAACCAGAACGGGTCGCAGTATTAGGCTATTTGTTTCTGTTGGCCTTGGCTATTTACCGCGTTTTTCAGCGCCGAGTGCGTCAGTTTATTACTCCAGAACACCCGTTGAAGGGTCCTGGAGGCCGCAAGCTGACCCGGCCGACGGGACAGGCGATTTTTCAGCTGTTTCAATATGTGAACGTCGTCCTGTTCAAGCTGCCGGATGGGCGCATCCAACGCTCACTGGATCGCTCCCTTACCCCTGATCAGCGAAGGATTCTGCAGGGATTGGGCATGGATGAGAGCATCTACGTGTAA
- a CDS encoding ABC-2 family transporter protein codes for MFYVSIFFQYMAQYMKTKLQYRADLLVEFISDLMSQAVNLVFLLVVFGHTSLLHGWTRDEILFIYGFFLVPYAVFGAFFNVWDFNERYIVRGEMDRVLTRPVHSLFQIILERMELESLLGGVTGMIIMVYAGARLHLSLHWYDIFMFILFVLGGTFIYAGVFVSLATISFWADARTSIMPMMYNISNYGRYPIDIYHRAIRYILTWILPFAFVGVYPASYFLGKKEWYGYAFFTPVMGIIFFAISVFLWNAGVKRYRGAGN; via the coding sequence GTGTTTTACGTATCGATCTTTTTTCAATATATGGCGCAGTACATGAAAACAAAGTTGCAATATCGCGCTGATTTGCTTGTCGAGTTTATTTCTGATTTGATGTCACAGGCGGTCAATCTTGTTTTTCTTCTCGTCGTGTTTGGGCATACGTCATTATTGCACGGCTGGACGCGTGATGAAATTTTATTTATTTACGGATTTTTCTTAGTCCCATATGCGGTGTTTGGAGCATTTTTTAACGTGTGGGATTTTAATGAGCGCTATATTGTGCGTGGAGAAATGGACCGTGTATTGACACGCCCGGTGCACAGCTTGTTTCAAATTATTCTCGAACGCATGGAGTTAGAGTCGCTTCTTGGCGGGGTAACAGGCATGATCATTATGGTGTATGCGGGTGCGCGCTTGCATCTTTCGCTGCATTGGTATGATATTTTTATGTTTATTTTGTTTGTACTAGGTGGAACGTTTATTTATGCGGGAGTATTTGTGTCATTGGCGACCATTAGTTTTTGGGCCGATGCTCGTACATCCATCATGCCGATGATGTACAACATCAGCAACTACGGGCGCTATCCGATTGATATTTATCATCGCGCCATCCGTTATATTTTAACGTGGATTTTGCCGTTTGCGTTCGTTGGCGTGTATCCGGCGTCCTATTTTCTCGGCAAAAAAGAATGGTACGGATATGCGTTTTTTACTCCAGTCATGGGCATCATCTTTTTTGCGATTTCCGTGTTTTTGTGGAACGCAGGGGTAAAACGATATCGAGGTGCAGGGAATTAA
- a CDS encoding ABC transporter permease, producing MDKYIEMIRIRFLMMLAYRTNYYTGILIYAINIAAYYFLWSAIYGGKSTMQGMSMEQMTTYVAISWMARAFYFNNIDREIAMEIKEGRVATELIRPYSYLGMKTMQGLGEGIFRLLFLSLPGIFLVALFLPLRFPTDVHTWMFFALSIGFSFIINSELNLLAGIITFFTLNNEGLLRAKRFVIDLFSGLILPISFYPDWAQEVMKYFPFQGISYIPSMIVTESFQGQAIIHGLLFQLVWCVLLLIPIQLLWRAAKKQLVIQGG from the coding sequence ATGGATAAATATATTGAAATGATCCGCATCCGCTTTTTAATGATGCTTGCCTACCGGACAAATTATTACACCGGTATTCTCATTTACGCCATTAATATCGCGGCGTACTATTTTCTTTGGTCGGCGATTTATGGCGGCAAATCGACGATGCAAGGAATGTCGATGGAGCAAATGACAACGTATGTCGCCATCTCATGGATGGCGCGGGCGTTTTATTTTAATAATATCGACCGTGAAATCGCCATGGAGATTAAAGAAGGAAGAGTGGCGACAGAGCTTATCCGTCCTTACAGTTATCTTGGAATGAAAACGATGCAAGGATTAGGGGAAGGAATCTTTCGTTTGTTGTTTCTTTCGCTTCCGGGAATTTTTCTTGTCGCTTTATTTTTGCCTCTCCGTTTTCCAACCGATGTTCATACATGGATGTTTTTCGCCTTGTCGATTGGGTTCAGCTTTATTATTAATTCGGAGCTGAATTTGCTTGCGGGCATCATCACATTTTTTACCCTTAACAATGAAGGGTTATTGCGGGCAAAGCGATTTGTGATCGACTTGTTTTCCGGGCTTATTTTGCCGATCAGCTTTTATCCGGATTGGGCGCAAGAGGTAATGAAATACTTCCCGTTTCAAGGGATCAGCTATATTCCAAGCATGATTGTGACAGAAAGCTTTCAAGGGCAGGCAATTATCCATGGCCTTTTGTTTCAGCTTGTATGGTGCGTGCTGTTGCTCATCCCGATTCAGTTATTGTGGCGAGCGGCGAAAAAACAGCTTGTCATTCAAGGAGGGTGA